In Desulfovibrio desulfuricans DSM 642, a single window of DNA contains:
- a CDS encoding NAD(P)-dependent oxidoreductase encodes MADKMRIGWIGTGVMGLSMAGHLQAAGWPLTVYNRTKAKAEPLLAKGAKWADTPRAVAEASDVVFTIVGYPHDVEEVTLGENGVLRGLAAGGIVCDMSTSSPVLAERIAAAAKKQGCESLDAPVTGGDVGARDAKLSIFVGGDNAAYERVLPCFNKMGTNILHCGGAGFGQKGKLANQAAIAGVMISTCESFLFAQEAGLDVAKWMELVVAGSGGSFAMNTLGRRMLKGDFAPGFFIDHFIKDLGLCLDECRRMKLVLPGITLADQLYRILQAKGQGSKGTQALVECLAELSAKDWRACCK; translated from the coding sequence ATGGCTGACAAAATGCGTATTGGCTGGATTGGCACGGGTGTTATGGGCCTTTCGATGGCTGGACACCTTCAGGCAGCCGGCTGGCCGCTGACCGTATATAACCGCACCAAGGCCAAAGCCGAACCCCTGCTCGCCAAGGGCGCCAAGTGGGCCGACACCCCCCGCGCCGTGGCCGAAGCCTCTGACGTGGTCTTTACCATTGTGGGCTATCCCCATGATGTGGAAGAAGTGACGCTGGGCGAAAACGGCGTGCTGCGCGGCCTGGCCGCTGGCGGCATTGTGTGCGACATGAGCACCTCCAGCCCCGTGCTGGCCGAGCGCATTGCTGCTGCCGCCAAAAAGCAGGGCTGCGAATCGCTGGACGCCCCTGTTACCGGCGGCGATGTGGGCGCGCGCGATGCCAAGCTCTCCATCTTTGTGGGCGGCGACAACGCGGCTTACGAGCGCGTACTGCCCTGCTTCAACAAGATGGGCACCAACATTCTGCACTGCGGCGGCGCTGGCTTTGGCCAGAAGGGCAAGCTTGCCAATCAGGCCGCCATCGCTGGCGTGATGATCAGCACCTGCGAATCCTTCCTCTTTGCGCAGGAAGCAGGCCTTGACGTTGCCAAGTGGATGGAGCTTGTGGTTGCCGGTTCCGGCGGCAGCTTTGCCATGAACACCCTTGGCCGCCGTATGCTCAAGGGCGACTTTGCCCCCGGCTTCTTCATCGACCACTTCATCAAGGATCTGGGCCTCTGCCTTGACGAATGCCGCCGCATGAAGCTTGTGCTGCCCGGCATCACCCTGGCTGACCAGCTTTACCGCATCCTGCAGGCCAAGGGCCAGGGCAGCAAGGGCACTCAGGCTCTGGTGGAATGCCTTGCCGAACTTTCGGCCAAGGATTGGCGCGCCTGCTGCAAATAA
- a CDS encoding SUMF1/EgtB/PvdO family nonheme iron enzyme, which translates to MKSDLRIRNLAPLQWGFAAAVCCALLLAPCASQSVLAALARKADVSTADAYNPKPADNDIILPMPCGLSMVFKLVAVPAKGLLWDMPMRPGVDDSAHQDRAFYDRRYNTALSGAFTLEDLPAAWRKQAPQGQNYFYLVAKYEVSNLQWHAVMDNACPDTANPGAEAARPATDMSWYDAVDFTRRYTTWLLQNAPDSLPRFAGDQRNVGFVRLPTETEWEYAARGGQTAGSQLLLQEDFFALPTGESKADYAVYRPEQGARAEGMANIGSRKPNPLGIYDTAGNAAEMVLDAFRFSMAGRLHGSAGGFVRKGGSFLSGDAEILPGRREEMPFFLTDGPAHARDLGFRPVISGINTPGGGRPQELTAEWNKAGEKLAPLAQDGQTARNPLDELDRLLAAAPDEASRKNLQDLRNTIKENNIMLERQKQLEAQSLLRTGVYMIETIRNYSSRRNSLKTQIESMEREKASAKGAALEKLKQILDTANRGLVMLDTSIEKSLTFYRSKVEESALLAPEVLAAADASLAKDFSGNDPFNENMHRNLELYRLHVDAVRKNKTVSREAMQKAILERRFQ; encoded by the coding sequence GTGAAATCTGATCTGCGCATCCGCAATCTCGCGCCCTTGCAGTGGGGTTTTGCCGCCGCTGTGTGCTGCGCCCTGCTCCTTGCCCCCTGCGCCTCGCAATCCGTGCTTGCGGCCCTGGCCCGCAAGGCCGATGTGAGTACGGCTGACGCCTATAATCCCAAACCGGCGGATAACGACATCATCCTGCCCATGCCCTGCGGCCTGAGCATGGTTTTCAAGCTGGTGGCAGTGCCCGCCAAGGGCTTGCTGTGGGATATGCCCATGCGCCCCGGTGTGGATGACAGCGCCCATCAGGATCGAGCCTTCTACGATCGGCGCTACAATACCGCGCTTTCCGGGGCTTTTACGCTTGAAGACCTGCCCGCCGCCTGGCGCAAACAGGCTCCGCAGGGGCAGAACTACTTTTACCTTGTGGCAAAGTACGAAGTCAGCAACCTGCAATGGCATGCCGTGATGGACAATGCCTGCCCGGATACAGCAAACCCTGGCGCGGAAGCGGCCCGCCCCGCTACAGATATGAGCTGGTACGATGCAGTGGACTTTACCCGCCGTTACACCACATGGCTTTTGCAGAACGCGCCCGATTCGCTGCCGCGTTTTGCTGGCGACCAGCGCAACGTGGGCTTTGTGCGCCTGCCCACTGAAACGGAATGGGAATACGCCGCGCGCGGCGGGCAGACTGCTGGCAGCCAGCTGCTGTTGCAGGAGGATTTTTTTGCCCTGCCCACCGGGGAGAGCAAGGCCGACTACGCCGTTTACAGGCCGGAACAGGGCGCACGGGCCGAGGGCATGGCAAACATAGGTTCGCGCAAGCCCAATCCGCTTGGCATTTACGACACCGCTGGCAATGCGGCGGAAATGGTGCTGGATGCCTTTCGCTTTTCAATGGCTGGACGTTTGCACGGCTCTGCTGGCGGTTTTGTGCGCAAGGGCGGTTCCTTCCTCTCTGGCGATGCGGAGATTCTGCCGGGCCGCAGGGAAGAAATGCCCTTCTTTCTCACAGACGGCCCCGCACACGCCCGCGATCTGGGCTTTCGGCCGGTAATATCGGGTATCAACACCCCCGGCGGCGGGCGTCCGCAGGAACTGACCGCCGAATGGAACAAGGCTGGCGAAAAGCTGGCCCCGCTGGCGCAGGACGGTCAGACAGCACGTAATCCTCTTGATGAACTCGACCGTCTGCTGGCTGCCGCGCCGGATGAGGCATCCCGCAAGAATCTTCAGGATCTGCGCAATACCATCAAGGAAAACAATATCATGCTGGAACGCCAGAAGCAGCTTGAAGCGCAATCGCTGCTGCGTACCGGCGTATATATGATCGAAACCATAAGAAATTACTCCAGCAGACGTAACAGTTTGAAAACGCAAATCGAAAGTATGGAGCGTGAAAAGGCTTCCGCCAAGGGTGCGGCCCTTGAAAAGCTCAAGCAGATATTGGATACTGCCAACCGGGGTCTTGTGATGCTTGATACGAGCATTGAAAAGTCCCTCACCTTCTACCGCAGCAAGGTAGAAGAAAGCGCGTTGCTTGCTCCCGAAGTTCTTGCCGCCGCAGATGCATCCCTTGCAAAAGATTTCAGCGGCAATGATCCTTTCAACGAGAACATGCATCGAAACCTTGAACTGTATCGGCTCCACGTGGACGCGGTGCGCAAAAACAAAACAGTTTCGCGCGAGGCCATGCAGAAAGCAATTCTTGAACGCCGTTTTCAGTAG
- a CDS encoding ABC transporter ATP-binding protein — MSDMVFSLRNIGKTRPGDEGFRLRIEQLDVPRGSLLALVGPSGCGKSTALDMLACALSPDMTPEGFTLPHNPAGARQGDLPHPASAAASFMFSPQAGASTDILAAWRSGGTDALALLRLHYLGYVLQTGGLLPFLSARENIVLRCKSLGTLATRQEAITTVVDRLGIGHLMGHYPATLSVGERQRVSIASALAHGPSVVLADEPTAALDPGHAANVLRLFAELARQLSITVVMVTHNLEQARQAGFVLAPVRVEQDKGGSASILHWTGRAA, encoded by the coding sequence ATGTCCGACATGGTTTTCAGCCTGCGCAATATTGGCAAAACCCGGCCCGGTGACGAGGGTTTTCGCCTGCGCATAGAGCAGCTTGACGTGCCGCGTGGCAGTCTGCTGGCTCTGGTTGGCCCCAGCGGTTGCGGCAAAAGCACCGCACTGGATATGCTGGCCTGCGCCCTCAGCCCGGATATGACGCCCGAGGGCTTTACCCTGCCGCACAATCCCGCCGGGGCACGGCAAGGCGACCTGCCCCATCCCGCCAGTGCCGCCGCCAGTTTTATGTTCAGCCCGCAGGCCGGTGCCTCCACGGATATTCTGGCCGCGTGGCGCAGCGGCGGCACCGATGCTCTGGCCCTGCTGCGTCTGCACTATCTTGGCTATGTGCTGCAAACAGGCGGCCTGCTGCCTTTTTTGAGCGCGCGCGAAAATATAGTGCTTCGCTGCAAGAGCCTTGGCACCCTTGCCACGCGGCAGGAGGCCATCACAACCGTGGTTGACAGGCTTGGCATCGGGCACTTGATGGGGCATTACCCGGCAACGCTTTCCGTAGGCGAACGCCAGCGGGTCTCCATAGCTTCGGCGCTGGCACACGGGCCATCGGTCGTGCTGGCGGACGAACCCACAGCCGCGCTTGATCCCGGCCATGCGGCCAACGTGCTGCGGCTTTTCGCGGAGCTGGCGCGTCAGTTAAGCATCACAGTGGTCATGGTCACGCACAACCTTGAGCAGGCGCGTCAGGCCGGATTTGTGCTCGCGCCGGTACGTGTGGAGCAGGACAAGGGCGGCAGCGCGTCCATCCTCCACTGGACAGGGAGGGCGGCCTGA
- a CDS encoding outer membrane protein — protein MFKRLMLALVLSLALAAPAAAENTGVYGGLKFIDSIQSTGPFSLSGDVKGLGVGQYSQNTVGGGIFVGYDFYPQFQVPMRTELEYAIRSNMTKTWDQQINGSTASFKGEWGVQTLFANAYWDFHNSTAFTPYLGGGLGMGFIKTKYTADVDGDGDSGSLTQYDTVFAWNLGAGCSYAFTENISADLAYRFVGLGYTDISKRVDDNKVSIGNTPYANEFSLGLRFTF, from the coding sequence ATGTTTAAGCGTCTCATGCTTGCATTGGTTCTGTCCCTGGCACTCGCGGCTCCTGCGGCTGCGGAAAACACCGGCGTTTATGGCGGTTTGAAATTTATTGATTCCATTCAAAGCACTGGCCCGTTCTCTTTGAGCGGGGATGTGAAGGGGCTTGGCGTAGGTCAGTATTCGCAAAACACCGTTGGGGGCGGCATTTTTGTGGGGTATGACTTTTACCCGCAGTTTCAGGTGCCCATGCGCACAGAACTGGAATATGCCATACGAAGCAATATGACCAAAACCTGGGATCAGCAGATTAATGGCAGCACGGCATCGTTTAAGGGCGAGTGGGGCGTGCAAACGCTGTTTGCCAACGCATATTGGGACTTCCACAACTCCACGGCCTTTACTCCTTACCTCGGCGGTGGCCTTGGCATGGGATTCATCAAGACCAAGTACACTGCTGACGTTGACGGTGATGGGGATTCCGGCAGCCTGACGCAGTATGATACCGTTTTTGCATGGAATCTCGGCGCGGGCTGTTCCTATGCCTTTACGGAAAACATCTCGGCAGATCTGGCCTACCGCTTTGTGGGGCTGGGCTATACCGACATCAGCAAGCGCGTTGACGACAACAAGGTTTCCATCGGCAATACTCCGTATGCCAATGAATTCAGCCTTGGCCTGCGCTTTACGTTCTAG
- a CDS encoding sensor domain-containing diguanylate cyclase has product MSIFRFDTIRGRIRAYTIAIVCIPITIAALFFIFFQQERLIENEKKQLAEILGQNKNTIKAYVDVCFQDVLFLTKVIKAHRSDMESAAKEFSDYDESHTGISAAVFVNAQGISEIDSMGKPGLYGGDRYYFKQAMMGQSAITTGIKGRVSGKPVCMFSMPVTNPAGEFDGVVFLSILVGELDAWLHGSFVPDKQGLILCDAQGNILAPHRAVASNADDAAKQIPLQLMQLGETGQIFVNDQGVRMLGASVAVGHGGWRLVYFRSIDEILAGYRWLTIFVGLGSLCAILFMMPLMLRFCRSIEAPLEELTAYALELRKNNYEATGQLCDQKNMPSELRILFDAFTVMSFRVARQIKKAEAVSLKDALTGLHNRRFLQVMGTEFLKKTHSSGQQCACLMLDIDHFKSINDTFGHNVGDMVLQHTARIINVSVRSADLLVRYGGEEFVVLVACTDARQGEELAHRIRHAVAAHPLLHDGNELSVTISIGVAVCADMADMVESPESAEAALGVMLIRADKALYAAKEAGRDAVVVAA; this is encoded by the coding sequence ATGAGCATTTTTCGATTTGATACGATCAGGGGGCGTATTCGCGCCTATACTATTGCCATTGTCTGTATTCCAATTACCATTGCGGCGCTTTTTTTTATTTTCTTTCAGCAAGAACGACTTATTGAAAATGAAAAAAAACAGCTTGCTGAAATTTTAGGTCAAAATAAAAATACAATTAAAGCCTATGTAGATGTGTGCTTTCAGGATGTTTTATTTTTGACAAAGGTTATTAAAGCACACAGATCAGATATGGAGAGTGCTGCAAAAGAATTTAGCGATTACGATGAAAGTCACACAGGCATTTCAGCAGCTGTATTTGTCAATGCACAGGGCATTTCTGAAATTGATTCTATGGGCAAACCTGGTTTGTACGGCGGTGACAGGTATTATTTTAAACAGGCAATGATGGGCCAGAGTGCGATTACTACAGGAATAAAAGGGCGGGTTTCCGGCAAGCCCGTGTGCATGTTTTCAATGCCAGTGACTAATCCGGCTGGGGAATTTGACGGAGTCGTATTTTTGTCCATTCTCGTGGGCGAGCTGGACGCATGGCTGCACGGATCTTTTGTGCCGGACAAGCAGGGGCTGATACTGTGCGATGCGCAAGGAAACATACTTGCACCCCACAGGGCAGTTGCAAGCAATGCAGATGATGCTGCAAAGCAAATTCCCTTGCAGCTTATGCAGCTTGGCGAAACTGGTCAGATATTCGTGAACGATCAGGGCGTGCGCATGCTCGGCGCTTCAGTTGCTGTTGGGCATGGTGGTTGGCGGCTGGTGTACTTTCGGTCAATAGACGAGATTCTGGCAGGATACCGCTGGCTTACTATTTTTGTCGGCCTTGGATCGCTCTGCGCAATATTGTTTATGATGCCGCTGATGCTGCGCTTTTGCCGCAGTATTGAAGCTCCGCTTGAGGAGCTTACGGCCTATGCGCTCGAGCTGCGTAAAAACAATTACGAGGCAACAGGGCAATTGTGTGACCAGAAAAATATGCCCAGCGAACTCAGAATTCTGTTTGATGCGTTTACCGTAATGAGCTTCAGGGTCGCCAGGCAGATCAAAAAGGCCGAGGCCGTAAGCCTGAAAGACGCGCTCACAGGCCTGCATAACCGTCGTTTTTTGCAGGTTATGGGTACGGAATTTCTTAAAAAAACGCATTCGTCAGGCCAGCAGTGCGCTTGTCTGATGCTTGATATCGACCACTTTAAAAGTATCAACGACACCTTTGGGCACAATGTCGGCGATATGGTTTTGCAGCACACCGCGCGGATAATCAATGTCAGCGTACGCAGTGCAGACCTCCTTGTGCGCTATGGAGGCGAGGAGTTTGTGGTTCTTGTTGCCTGTACGGATGCCCGGCAAGGTGAAGAGCTTGCCCACCGCATACGGCATGCAGTTGCAGCACACCCCTTGCTGCATGACGGCAACGAGCTTTCGGTAACAATAAGCATTGGGGTGGCTGTATGCGCAGATATGGCGGACATGGTGGAATCGCCCGAATCCGCAGAGGCGGCGCTGGGAGTCATGCTGATCCGCGCAGATAAAGCCCTGTATGCCGCCAAGGAAGCTGGGCGTGATGCCGTGGTGGTTGCAGCCTGA
- a CDS encoding FtsX-like permease family protein: MAANTWTTMLRLACKDYWHEFLLSACAVLGLAAVLTPLLVLYGVKFGVVQTLTERLRNDPRNLEISPVISGRYTPEYLAKLAAHPDVAFVLPRTRSIAATMDLSAGNGDARSVLVASLEPTAEGDPLLLRFGAAVPTMPQSPDTEAIGVTLSASAAEKLHLKQGDTLNGKVERRFQGKVQTARVALRVAAVLPLAAQQKDVAYVPLPLMEATEDYRDGRAVPELGAQNGWTGEPRPQGERVYPGFRLYARGLDHVMPLREAFAAQKLDVYTHAEEIEQVTALARALNLIFALICAATGIGFLASTASNVLAGIKRKERILGLLRLHGFTTGKLMLFPLAQSLLTALAGTALASGVYGVAAFAINRLFSASVTGMEQVCLLLPEHFALAFAAVSGLALLAALAPALRAARVEPSEVIREI; this comes from the coding sequence ATGGCGGCGAATACCTGGACAACCATGCTGCGGCTGGCCTGCAAGGACTACTGGCACGAATTTCTGCTCTCGGCCTGCGCCGTGCTTGGGCTGGCAGCAGTGCTCACTCCCCTGCTGGTGCTCTACGGCGTAAAATTCGGCGTGGTGCAAACCCTCACCGAGCGGCTGCGCAACGACCCTCGCAATCTTGAAATTTCGCCCGTCATAAGCGGCAGATACACGCCAGAATATCTTGCCAAACTGGCAGCCCACCCGGATGTGGCCTTTGTGCTGCCGCGCACGCGTTCCATTGCCGCCACCATGGACCTGAGCGCGGGCAATGGCGATGCGCGTTCTGTGCTTGTGGCCTCGCTGGAGCCAACAGCCGAGGGCGATCCCCTGTTGCTGCGCTTTGGCGCTGCGGTGCCGACCATGCCGCAATCGCCCGACACTGAAGCCATTGGCGTAACCCTGTCGGCATCTGCGGCGGAAAAGCTGCATCTTAAACAGGGCGACACCCTTAATGGAAAGGTTGAACGGCGCTTTCAGGGCAAGGTGCAGACTGCCCGCGTGGCCCTGCGCGTGGCGGCAGTGCTGCCCCTTGCCGCCCAGCAAAAGGATGTGGCCTACGTGCCCCTGCCTCTCATGGAAGCTACGGAAGACTACCGTGATGGCCGCGCCGTGCCCGAACTGGGCGCGCAGAACGGCTGGACAGGCGAACCCCGCCCGCAGGGCGAGCGCGTCTACCCCGGATTCCGCCTGTACGCCCGAGGCCTTGACCATGTGATGCCACTGCGGGAGGCCTTTGCGGCCCAAAAACTTGATGTATACACCCATGCGGAAGAAATCGAGCAGGTTACGGCGCTGGCGCGGGCTCTCAACCTGATATTTGCCCTCATCTGCGCAGCAACAGGCATTGGTTTCCTGGCGTCCACCGCCAGCAACGTACTGGCTGGCATCAAACGCAAGGAGCGCATCCTGGGCCTGCTGCGGCTCCACGGCTTCACCACTGGCAAGCTGATGCTGTTCCCGCTGGCGCAATCGTTGCTCACAGCCCTTGCGGGCACGGCGCTGGCCTCCGGCGTGTACGGGGTGGCGGCCTTTGCCATCAACAGACTTTTCAGCGCCAGCGTTACCGGCATGGAGCAGGTATGCCTCCTGCTGCCAGAGCATTTTGCGCTGGCCTTTGCCGCAGTTTCGGGGCTTGCCCTGCTGGCCGCCCTTGCCCCTGCTTTGCGGGCTGCCCGCGTTGAACCCTCGGAGGTTATCCGTGAAATCTGA
- a CDS encoding alpha-amylase family glycosyl hydrolase gives MPSASPGSPLDDPALEQYRPFIQRRTQACMAEIERIRTLYGSLSVYAGQHLTLGVHRLTTPAGNIWRWREYMPNAESLWLTTDKLNFQRHAKYRFERCADGIFELELPEDALQHGTYVELRLVPAHAQDAQHPGKALKRVPAFANWVEQNAAVPEQWCARLWLPDEPYRFRHHRPARQAFPRIYEAHVGMAQSAQAHKGDSVGSYADFCRDILPHIKACGYTAVQLMGILEHPLYKSFGYQVGSYFAPSSRYGTPDGFKELVDTAHGLGLAVILDVPHGHASANTEQGLAQYDGSRYFFTEQQNQWGTPSFDFSQEATRRFLLSNCRYWLEEFHVDGFRFDAVGNMLYADFGEDDDFSHVGRCFYGKNGLPRADVNGELYLNLANALTHELAPSAMTIAEEFSGMPGLTCPPEQGGLGFDYRFAMGIPDYWAKCIEEPRDMGSLWYEMTNHRPYDRTISYVECHDQHINGSDAMIWRLLGDAMYGHMGNKAESWNISRGLAFYRLMRLITLATADAGYLNFMGCEFGHPEWLDAEKKAHRQWRLADDPGLKYHSLATWDRQMLALVQSHLEDFAQPPMFRFIHEEKRLLAFERGQLLFAFNFHELEAQKGLRFAVSPGKYAELLSSDEIRFAGHGNLAVKSPPTEHFTAPLPGRYEGDITLYLPPLVGLVLKNAK, from the coding sequence ATGCCTTCCGCTTCTCCCGGCAGTCCGTTGGATGACCCTGCCCTGGAGCAGTACCGCCCCTTCATTCAACGCCGCACCCAAGCCTGTATGGCAGAAATTGAGCGCATACGCACCCTCTACGGTTCGCTGAGCGTCTACGCTGGTCAGCACCTCACCCTTGGCGTTCACCGCCTCACAACGCCCGCAGGCAACATCTGGCGCTGGCGCGAATACATGCCCAATGCCGAAAGCCTGTGGCTCACCACCGACAAACTGAACTTTCAGCGCCACGCCAAATACCGCTTTGAGCGTTGTGCAGACGGCATTTTTGAACTGGAACTGCCCGAAGATGCCCTGCAACACGGCACCTACGTGGAATTGCGGCTGGTTCCCGCGCATGCGCAGGACGCGCAGCACCCCGGCAAGGCCCTCAAGCGCGTGCCAGCCTTTGCCAACTGGGTGGAACAGAACGCAGCAGTGCCGGAGCAATGGTGCGCCCGCCTGTGGCTGCCGGATGAACCCTACCGCTTCAGGCATCACCGCCCTGCCCGGCAGGCCTTTCCACGTATTTACGAGGCTCATGTGGGCATGGCGCAATCAGCGCAGGCGCACAAGGGCGACAGCGTGGGCAGCTATGCGGATTTTTGCCGCGACATCCTGCCCCACATCAAGGCTTGCGGCTACACGGCGGTACAGCTCATGGGCATACTGGAGCACCCGCTGTACAAATCCTTTGGCTATCAGGTGGGCAGCTATTTTGCGCCGTCCTCGCGCTACGGCACCCCGGACGGCTTTAAGGAGCTTGTGGACACCGCGCACGGCCTGGGGCTGGCGGTGATACTTGATGTGCCCCACGGCCACGCCAGCGCCAACACGGAGCAAGGGCTGGCGCAGTACGATGGCAGCAGGTACTTTTTTACCGAGCAGCAAAACCAGTGGGGAACGCCATCCTTTGACTTCAGTCAGGAGGCAACGCGGCGTTTTCTGCTCTCCAACTGCCGCTACTGGCTGGAAGAATTCCACGTGGACGGCTTCCGCTTTGATGCCGTGGGCAACATGCTCTATGCGGATTTTGGCGAGGATGACGACTTTTCTCATGTGGGGCGCTGCTTTTACGGCAAAAACGGCCTGCCCCGCGCCGATGTGAACGGGGAGCTGTATCTCAACCTTGCCAATGCCCTCACGCACGAGCTTGCCCCATCAGCCATGACCATTGCCGAAGAATTTTCCGGCATGCCGGGGCTGACCTGCCCGCCGGAGCAAGGCGGCCTTGGCTTTGATTACCGCTTTGCAATGGGTATTCCCGATTACTGGGCCAAGTGCATTGAAGAGCCGCGCGACATGGGCAGCCTGTGGTATGAAATGACCAACCATCGGCCCTACGACCGCACAATCAGCTATGTGGAATGCCACGACCAGCACATCAACGGCAGCGATGCCATGATCTGGCGGTTGCTGGGCGATGCCATGTACGGCCATATGGGCAACAAGGCCGAGAGCTGGAACATATCGCGCGGGCTGGCCTTTTATCGGCTCATGCGGCTTATAACGCTGGCAACGGCGGATGCGGGCTATCTGAACTTTATGGGTTGCGAATTCGGGCATCCCGAATGGCTGGATGCGGAAAAAAAAGCGCACCGTCAATGGCGACTGGCGGACGACCCGGGGCTGAAATATCACTCCCTGGCCACATGGGACAGGCAGATGCTCGCCCTTGTGCAAAGCCACCTTGAGGACTTTGCACAGCCGCCCATGTTCCGCTTTATACATGAAGAAAAACGCCTGCTGGCCTTTGAACGCGGGCAACTGCTCTTTGCCTTCAACTTTCATGAGCTTGAGGCGCAAAAGGGCCTGCGCTTTGCCGTAAGCCCCGGCAAGTATGCGGAGCTGCTTTCGTCTGACGAAATCCGTTTTGCCGGGCATGGTAATCTGGCAGTAAAAAGCCCGCCAACAGAGCATTTTACTGCTCCCCTGCCGGGTCGGTATGAGGGGGATATCACCCTGTATCTTCCGCCGCTTGTGGGATTAGTCTTAAAAAACGCAAAATAA